A portion of the Falsirhodobacter algicola genome contains these proteins:
- a CDS encoding alpha/beta fold hydrolase encodes MMSRTLLLSDGLTVRALEAGQGAPVLLIHGVGLRAEVWAPQIAALSQTHRVIAVDMPGHGESDPLPAGARLPDYVAWGARVIDALDAGPIAVAGHSMGSLIAAGLAVEHPALVERVALISGVHRRGDAARAAVIARAHDIAAGRGSVEAPLARWFSAGEEALRDKVAGWLSSVSPEGYAAAYRAFAEGDGVYADRLSQIACPALVLTGAGDANSTAEMTRTMAAMMPQGRAVVIEGHRHMVGLTAPDAVNAAFLEFLAPQEVGI; translated from the coding sequence ATGATGTCACGAACCCTGCTGCTGTCTGACGGCCTGACGGTCCGCGCGCTGGAGGCCGGGCAGGGCGCTCCGGTCCTGTTGATCCATGGCGTCGGCCTGCGGGCCGAGGTCTGGGCCCCGCAGATCGCCGCCCTGTCGCAGACGCATCGGGTGATCGCGGTGGACATGCCGGGCCATGGCGAGAGCGATCCGCTTCCGGCGGGCGCGCGGCTTCCGGACTATGTGGCTTGGGGCGCGCGGGTGATCGATGCGCTGGATGCCGGGCCGATCGCCGTGGCGGGCCATTCGATGGGCTCCCTGATCGCGGCAGGTCTCGCAGTGGAGCATCCGGCCCTCGTCGAGCGGGTCGCGCTGATCAGCGGTGTGCATCGCCGCGGGGATGCCGCGCGCGCGGCGGTCATCGCCCGCGCCCATGACATCGCGGCCGGTCGCGGCAGCGTGGAGGCACCGCTGGCACGCTGGTTCTCTGCCGGGGAAGAGGCGCTGCGGGACAAGGTCGCGGGCTGGCTTTCCTCCGTAAGCCCGGAAGGATATGCGGCGGCCTACCGCGCGTTTGCCGAAGGGGATGGCGTCTATGCGGATCGTCTGTCGCAGATCGCCTGTCCGGCGCTGGTGCTGACCGGCGCGGGCGATGCCAATTCCACCGCCGAGATGACGCGAACCATGGCGGCGATGATGCCCCAAGGGCGCGCCGTCGTGATCGAAGGGCACCGCCACATGGTCGGGCTGACCGCGCCCGACGCGGTGAACGCCGCTTTCCTCGAATTCCTCGCGCCGCAAGAGGTGGGGATATGA
- a CDS encoding amino acid synthesis family protein has translation MTATIRKTLLSIETTLIEGGREAPRPLKLIAAAAVIRNPWAGMGFVEDLKPGIHDAAPGLGELLTGMILDAAGGGAAVEGYGKAAVCGLNGEVEHASALIHTLRFGNHYRQAVGAKTYLAFTNTRGPANCPIMIPLMDKNDEGRRSHYLTIQFAMPDAPAADEIVVALGASIGGRPHHRIGDRYQDLKDLGHDVTNPAAV, from the coding sequence ATGACCGCGACCATCCGCAAGACACTCCTTTCCATCGAAACGACGCTGATCGAGGGCGGCCGCGAGGCGCCCCGCCCGCTGAAGCTGATCGCGGCAGCAGCCGTCATCCGCAATCCTTGGGCGGGGATGGGCTTCGTCGAGGATCTGAAGCCCGGCATCCATGACGCCGCGCCGGGCCTTGGCGAGCTGCTTACGGGGATGATCCTCGATGCGGCGGGCGGCGGCGCGGCGGTGGAGGGGTATGGCAAGGCCGCCGTCTGCGGGCTGAACGGCGAGGTGGAGCATGCCTCGGCGCTGATCCACACGCTGCGCTTTGGCAACCATTACCGTCAGGCGGTGGGCGCCAAGACCTATCTGGCCTTCACCAACACCCGCGGCCCGGCCAACTGCCCGATCATGATCCCGCTGATGGACAAGAACGACGAGGGCCGCCGCTCCCATTATCTGACGATCCAGTTCGCGATGCCGGATGCGCCGGCCGCCGACGAGATCGTCGTCGCGCTTGGCGCGTCGATCGGCGGGCGCCCGCATCACCGGATCGGCGACCGTTATCAGGACCTGAAGGATCTCGGCCATGATGTCACGAACCCTGCTGCTGTCTGA
- a CDS encoding GntR family transcriptional regulator has translation MEHTQDTDLRISHAPQTLREIAVDRLRSAIIAGRFRSGDRLVERVLGDQLGVSRTVVREAIRYLEAEGLVEIAPRIGPIVAPLDWAQARQIYAIRRLLEAEAAADCARLITPADRDRLTAAQTALEEAARRSDAARLYQASTDFYEIIFLCAGHDVAWDIVRRLNSRISRLRALTLASDERRVSGPARMARIAAAILAGDGASAAQAVHDHLTEAAQIAEALLKTDTEART, from the coding sequence ATGGAACACACCCAAGATACCGATCTGCGGATCTCTCATGCCCCTCAAACCCTGAGGGAAATCGCCGTCGACCGGTTGCGTTCGGCGATCATCGCGGGGCGTTTTCGGTCCGGCGATCGGCTCGTCGAACGTGTGCTGGGCGATCAGTTGGGCGTGTCCCGCACCGTGGTGCGCGAAGCGATCCGCTATCTGGAGGCCGAGGGTCTGGTGGAGATCGCGCCCCGCATCGGCCCGATCGTCGCCCCCCTCGATTGGGCGCAGGCGCGGCAGATCTATGCGATTCGCCGCCTGCTGGAGGCCGAGGCCGCCGCCGACTGCGCCCGCTTGATCACCCCCGCCGATCGGGACCGGCTGACCGCCGCACAGACCGCGCTCGAGGAGGCCGCGCGCCGGTCCGATGCCGCGCGGCTCTATCAGGCAAGCACCGATTTCTACGAAATCATCTTCCTATGCGCCGGCCACGATGTCGCATGGGATATCGTCCGCCGCCTCAACAGCCGCATCTCGCGCCTGCGGGCGTTGACGCTGGCCTCGGATGAACGGCGCGTGTCGGGGCCTGCGCGCATGGCGCGCATCGCGGCGGCGATTCTGGCTGGGGACGGGGCTTCGGCCGCTCAGGCCGTGCACGATCATCTGACCGAGGCGGCCCAGATCGCCGAGGCTCTTCTGAAAACGGATACGGAGGCCCGAACCTGA
- a CDS encoding DUF1330 domain-containing protein — protein sequence MPAYWIAHVTVTDPAAYAGYQALAPAAFAAHGAQFLARGGDNVTLEGPTLERHVVIAFPDLAAARACYDSPEYTAARAARAGACTAHIVIVDGLPTA from the coding sequence ATGCCCGCCTATTGGATCGCCCATGTCACCGTCACCGATCCCGCCGCCTATGCCGGGTATCAGGCCTTGGCCCCGGCGGCCTTCGCGGCGCATGGGGCGCAATTCCTCGCGCGTGGCGGGGATAACGTCACGTTGGAAGGCCCCACCCTGGAGCGGCATGTCGTGATTGCGTTCCCGGATCTGGCGGCGGCGCGGGCCTGCTACGACTCGCCCGAATATACCGCGGCCCGCGCGGCACGGGCCGGGGCCTGCACCGCGCATATCGTCATCGTCGACGGTCTGCCCACCGCATAG
- a CDS encoding Hint domain-containing protein, translated as MPVTTVNMFYLGNEPDIDPVERTYLAGNASDLNGLTATNTGTLRLVSITLDDTNSTGAIEDNDAINSGTTDTMTYDLGSGSVTARSDSTVVANVILTLGDGTVLGNSPGSRVEALIVQTTNGDVFVTDLLNAGTLDNLNIQSIQIESITNANSSGFFVDQSVDASRVVCFAAGTLIATPNGDVPVETLSVGDMVSTADGRAEPVRWIGSRRFTAAQMEGNAGLRPIRIRAGALGASLPMDDLVVSPQHRVLVKSRIAANMFGTSEVLVAAKQLQGIDGIDPAEDLTEVEYFHFMFDRHEVVISNGAATESLHTGPEALKSLGPDALAEVFTIFPELRDTDTEAQREAARRLLNGREGRDLAQRHANRNRELLELHA; from the coding sequence ATGCCAGTGACTACCGTCAATATGTTCTATCTTGGGAACGAACCGGATATCGATCCCGTAGAACGGACCTATCTTGCCGGAAACGCCTCCGATCTGAACGGCCTGACTGCGACGAACACGGGCACGCTCCGCCTTGTCAGCATCACGCTGGACGATACCAATTCCACCGGAGCGATCGAGGACAACGACGCGATCAATTCCGGCACCACCGACACGATGACCTACGATCTGGGCAGCGGCAGCGTGACGGCGCGGTCGGATTCCACGGTCGTGGCGAACGTGATCCTGACGCTGGGCGACGGGACCGTGCTCGGGAACAGCCCTGGAAGCCGGGTAGAAGCGCTGATCGTGCAGACGACGAATGGCGATGTGTTCGTCACCGACCTGCTGAATGCGGGAACGTTGGACAATCTGAACATCCAGTCGATCCAGATCGAATCCATCACCAACGCCAACTCTTCAGGGTTCTTCGTCGATCAGTCGGTGGATGCATCGCGCGTGGTGTGTTTCGCGGCGGGTACGCTGATCGCCACCCCGAACGGCGACGTGCCGGTGGAGACGCTCTCGGTCGGGGATATGGTCTCCACCGCCGATGGCAGGGCGGAGCCGGTGCGCTGGATCGGCTCGCGCCGCTTCACCGCCGCGCAGATGGAGGGGAATGCAGGGCTGCGCCCGATCCGCATCCGCGCGGGCGCGCTTGGCGCGTCGCTGCCCATGGATGATCTGGTGGTGTCGCCGCAGCACCGGGTGCTGGTGAAATCGCGCATCGCGGCGAACATGTTCGGCACGTCCGAAGTGCTGGTCGCGGCCAAGCAGCTTCAGGGGATCGACGGGATCGACCCGGCCGAGGATCTGACCGAGGTCGAGTACTTCCACTTCATGTTCGACCGGCACGAGGTCGTCATCTCCAACGGTGCGGCGACTGAAAGCCTGCATACCGGCCCCGAGGCGCTGAAATCCCTTGGCCCGGACGCGCTGGCGGAGGTGTTCACCATCTTCCCCGAGCTTCGGGACACGGACACCGAGGCGCAGCGCGAAGCCGCCCGCCGCCTCCTGAACGGCCGCGAGGGCCGCGATCTGGCGCAGCGCCACGCGAACCGCAACCGCGAGTTGCTGGAACTCCACGCTTGA
- a CDS encoding 2-hydroxyacid dehydrogenase: MIVAVHTPSEARTADWCAMLAERLPDWRVQPMNAVTDPAAVRYAVVWKPGTGRLAAFAGLKAIISIGAGIDHLLEDAALPDVPVIRTVGTDLTQRMNEYVALHVLRHHRGMPALRAAQAQRRWQPVVMPAAPDRRVGVMGLGNLGAAAAGLLAAIGFDVAGWSRSPRAVPGVRGFAGEAGLAPFLEGTEILVNLLPLTEETRGILDAGLMARLAPGAALINAARGPHLVEEDLLAALASGQIGGATLDVFHVEPLPPEHPFWTHPGVTVTPHVASLIDPPTGSRIIARNLRIFEETGTAPDIADLRRGY, from the coding sequence ATGATCGTCGCCGTCCACACCCCGTCCGAGGCGCGGACCGCCGATTGGTGCGCCATGCTGGCCGAACGGTTGCCCGATTGGCGGGTGCAGCCGATGAATGCGGTGACCGATCCCGCCGCCGTCCGCTATGCCGTGGTGTGGAAGCCGGGGACGGGGCGGCTTGCGGCCTTTGCGGGGCTGAAGGCCATCATCTCCATCGGGGCGGGGATCGACCATTTGCTGGAGGATGCGGCCCTGCCCGATGTGCCGGTGATCCGCACCGTGGGCACCGATCTGACGCAGCGGATGAACGAATACGTCGCGCTGCATGTGCTGCGCCATCATCGCGGGATGCCCGCGCTGCGGGCGGCGCAGGCCCAAAGGCGGTGGCAGCCGGTGGTGATGCCCGCCGCGCCGGATCGGCGCGTGGGGGTGATGGGCCTCGGCAATCTGGGCGCGGCGGCAGCGGGGCTGCTGGCGGCGATCGGGTTCGATGTCGCGGGATGGTCGCGCAGCCCGCGCGCGGTGCCGGGCGTGCGCGGCTTTGCCGGGGAGGCGGGGCTGGCGCCGTTTCTGGAGGGGACCGAGATCCTCGTGAACCTTCTGCCGCTGACCGAAGAGACGCGCGGCATCCTCGATGCGGGGCTGATGGCGCGGCTGGCGCCGGGCGCGGCGCTGATCAATGCCGCCCGCGGCCCGCACCTGGTGGAGGAGGATCTTCTGGCCGCGCTTGCCAGCGGGCAGATCGGCGGCGCGACGCTGGATGTGTTCCATGTCGAACCCCTGCCGCCCGAACATCCGTTCTGGACCCATCCGGGCGTGACGGTGACGCCGCATGTCGCCTCGTTGATCGACCCGCCGACGGGCAGCCGGATCATCGCGCGCAACCTGCGCATCTTCGAGGAAACCGGCACCGCCCCCGACATCGCCGATCTGCGACGCGGCTACTGA
- a CDS encoding aspartate aminotransferase family protein, which yields MNDLAPVIAADKAHVWHHMMQHKPFETSDPRIIVEGKGAHVWDAAGRRFLDAVSGGVWTVNVGYGRTSIADAVRDQLVRMNYFAQAAGSIPAALFAERITAKMPGLSRVYYGTSGSEANEKVFKMVRQISARHHGGGKSKILYRERDYHGTTLGTLAACGQPERAAQYGPFPDGFVEVPHCLEYRAQWDDPDYGRRAADAIEEVILREGPETVGLLCLEPVTAGGGVIVPPAGYWDRVQEICRRYDILLHIDEVVCGLGRTGEWFGYQHFGIQPDFVTMAKGVASGYAAIALTVTTEAVFERFKDEADPLAHFRDISTFGGCTAGPAAALENMRIIEEENLLENTRAMGARLMANLRALQSRHAVIGDVRGLGLFQGVELVADRATRHPAEERLVARVVAECAAEGVIIGMTNRSLPGMNNTLCLSPPLIVTEEDIDTITAAIDTALSRVFGGAGA from the coding sequence ATGAACGATCTGGCCCCCGTCATCGCCGCCGACAAGGCGCATGTCTGGCATCACATGATGCAGCACAAACCCTTCGAGACATCGGACCCGCGCATCATCGTCGAGGGGAAGGGCGCGCATGTCTGGGATGCGGCGGGGCGGCGTTTTCTGGACGCCGTCTCGGGCGGGGTCTGGACGGTGAATGTCGGCTATGGCCGCACCAGCATCGCCGATGCGGTGCGCGATCAATTGGTGCGGATGAACTATTTCGCACAGGCGGCAGGCTCGATCCCGGCGGCGCTGTTCGCCGAACGGATCACGGCGAAGATGCCGGGGCTGTCGCGCGTCTATTACGGCACCTCGGGGTCGGAGGCGAACGAGAAGGTGTTCAAGATGGTGCGCCAGATCTCGGCGCGCCATCACGGCGGGGGCAAATCGAAGATCCTCTACCGCGAGCGGGATTACCACGGCACCACGCTCGGCACGCTGGCGGCCTGCGGCCAGCCCGAGCGTGCGGCCCAATACGGCCCCTTCCCGGATGGGTTCGTGGAGGTACCGCATTGCCTTGAATACCGCGCGCAATGGGACGATCCGGATTACGGGCGCCGCGCCGCCGACGCGATCGAGGAGGTGATCCTGCGCGAGGGGCCGGAGACGGTCGGCCTTCTGTGCCTCGAACCCGTGACGGCGGGGGGCGGGGTGATCGTGCCGCCCGCCGGCTATTGGGACCGGGTGCAGGAGATCTGCCGCCGCTACGACATCCTTTTGCATATCGACGAGGTGGTCTGCGGGCTGGGCCGTACCGGGGAATGGTTCGGCTATCAGCATTTCGGGATCCAGCCCGATTTCGTGACCATGGCGAAGGGCGTCGCCTCGGGCTATGCCGCCATCGCGCTGACCGTCACCACCGAAGCCGTGTTCGAGCGGTTCAAGGACGAGGCCGACCCGCTGGCCCATTTCCGCGACATCTCCACCTTCGGGGGCTGCACGGCGGGGCCGGCGGCGGCGCTGGAGAATATGCGCATCATCGAGGAGGAGAACCTTCTGGAGAATACGCGCGCGATGGGGGCGCGGCTGATGGCGAACCTTCGCGCATTGCAATCGCGCCATGCGGTGATCGGCGATGTGCGGGGGCTTGGCCTTTTCCAAGGGGTGGAGCTGGTCGCCGACCGTGCCACCCGCCATCCCGCCGAGGAACGGCTGGTCGCCCGCGTCGTGGCCGAATGCGCCGCCGAAGGGGTGATCATCGGGATGACGAACCGCTCGCTTCCGGGGATGAACAACACGCTTTGCCTCAGCCCGCCGCTGATCGTGACGGAGGAGGACATCGACACCATCACCGCCGCCATCGACACCGCGCTGAGCCGCGTATTCGGCGGGGCCGGGGCATGA
- a CDS encoding aspartate aminotransferase family protein encodes MTHLPNSLQGRDIRFLMHPVTNARAHERTGPLVIARGEGVRVFDEDGNAYIEGMAGLWSVALGFSEPRLVEAATRQMERLPYMHLFSSRGQEPSIALAEKLVQMTPEGLDRVHFTNSGSEANDTVIKMVWFWNNAIGRPEKKKFIARLKGYHGITIGSGSLTGLPGNHKGFDLPLDFVRHVSTPHHWREAHEGESEEAFSDRLAAELEAVILAEGPGTVAAFIAEPLVGAGGVIEPPAGYWRKVQEVCRRHDVLIVADEVINGFGRTGRMFACETYDIAPDILVLSKQITSSYQPLAAIVFSDRIYQGIADGSERLGTFGHGFTTAGHPVATAVALENLAIIEERGLVEHAAAMGRILQAGLRRHADHPHVGEVRGTGLIAAVEFVEDKAAKQGSTPPGRLAQAVAAAAQRNGLLLRPIGEAVCFCPPLIITEAEMEELLERFARAMGEVFGA; translated from the coding sequence ATGACCCACCTTCCCAATTCGCTTCAGGGGCGCGACATCCGCTTTCTGATGCATCCCGTCACCAATGCACGCGCGCATGAACGCACCGGCCCCTTGGTGATCGCCCGCGGCGAAGGGGTGCGCGTCTTCGACGAGGACGGCAACGCCTATATCGAGGGGATGGCCGGGCTGTGGAGCGTGGCGCTCGGCTTTTCCGAACCGCGGCTGGTGGAGGCGGCGACGCGCCAGATGGAGCGGCTGCCCTATATGCACCTCTTCTCCTCGCGCGGGCAGGAGCCGTCGATCGCGCTGGCGGAAAAGCTGGTGCAGATGACGCCCGAGGGGCTGGACCGGGTGCATTTCACCAATTCGGGGTCCGAGGCGAACGACACCGTCATCAAGATGGTCTGGTTCTGGAACAACGCCATCGGGCGGCCGGAGAAGAAGAAGTTCATCGCGCGGCTGAAGGGCTATCACGGGATCACGATCGGGTCGGGATCGCTGACCGGGCTGCCGGGGAACCACAAGGGGTTCGACCTGCCGCTGGATTTCGTGCGCCACGTCTCCACCCCGCATCACTGGCGCGAGGCCCATGAGGGCGAGAGCGAGGAGGCCTTCTCGGACCGGCTGGCGGCGGAACTGGAGGCGGTGATCCTTGCCGAAGGGCCCGGCACCGTCGCCGCCTTCATCGCCGAGCCGCTGGTGGGGGCGGGCGGCGTGATCGAACCGCCTGCGGGCTATTGGCGAAAGGTGCAGGAGGTCTGCCGCCGCCACGACGTGCTGATCGTCGCGGACGAGGTGATCAACGGCTTCGGGCGCACCGGGCGCATGTTCGCCTGCGAGACCTATGACATCGCGCCGGACATCCTCGTGCTGTCCAAGCAGATCACCTCCTCCTATCAGCCGCTGGCGGCGATCGTGTTCAGCGACCGCATCTATCAGGGGATCGCCGACGGATCGGAACGGCTCGGCACCTTCGGGCATGGTTTCACCACGGCGGGCCATCCCGTGGCGACCGCCGTCGCGCTGGAGAACCTCGCCATCATCGAGGAACGGGGGCTGGTGGAGCATGCCGCCGCGATGGGGCGCATCCTTCAGGCGGGTCTGCGCCGCCACGCGGATCATCCCCATGTCGGCGAGGTGCGCGGCACCGGCCTGATCGCGGCGGTGGAGTTCGTGGAGGACAAGGCCGCCAAGCAGGGCAGCACCCCGCCGGGCCGTCTGGCGCAGGCCGTCGCCGCCGCCGCGCAACGCAACGGGCTGTTGCTCCGCCCGATCGGAGAGGCGGTGTGCTTCTGCCCGCCGCTCATCATCACCGAGGCCGAGATGGAGGAGCTTCTGGAGCGGTTCGCCCGCGCGATGGGCGAGGTGTTCGGCGCATGA
- a CDS encoding SDR family NAD(P)-dependent oxidoreductase, translating to MTRTCLLTGASRGIGHATVKILQREGWRVLTVSRQPFSEECRWPGARESHIQADLSDLSAIPALAADVRSRLPDGELAALVNNAGISPKGAEGARLGVAATDAGTWAQVLNVNLVSIALLVQELLPELTKARASVVNVTSIAGSRVHPFAGVAYAASKAGLAALTRELAHEFGPLGIRSNAISPGEIATSILSPGTDGLVQREVPLQRLGTTEEVARTIHFLCTDASSYINGAEIHINGGQHV from the coding sequence ATGACGCGCACTTGCCTTCTGACCGGCGCCAGCCGCGGCATCGGCCATGCCACGGTCAAGATCCTCCAACGCGAGGGATGGCGCGTGCTGACCGTCTCGCGGCAGCCCTTCTCCGAGGAATGCCGCTGGCCCGGCGCGCGCGAAAGCCACATTCAGGCCGACCTGTCGGACCTGTCGGCGATCCCGGCGCTGGCGGCCGATGTGCGCTCGCGCCTGCCGGATGGGGAACTGGCCGCGCTGGTGAACAACGCGGGCATCTCGCCTAAGGGGGCGGAGGGGGCGCGCCTTGGCGTGGCCGCGACGGATGCGGGCACATGGGCGCAGGTGCTGAACGTGAACCTCGTCTCCATCGCGCTGCTGGTGCAGGAGCTCTTGCCGGAACTGACGAAGGCGCGGGCGTCCGTCGTCAACGTCACCTCCATCGCCGGATCGCGGGTGCATCCCTTCGCGGGGGTCGCCTATGCCGCATCCAAGGCGGGGCTGGCGGCCCTGACGCGGGAACTGGCGCATGAGTTCGGCCCCCTCGGCATCCGCTCCAACGCCATTTCCCCCGGCGAGATCGCGACCTCCATCCTGTCGCCGGGAACGGATGGGCTGGTGCAGCGCGAGGTGCCGCTCCAGCGCCTCGGCACCACCGAGGAAGTGGCGCGCACGATCCATTTCCTGTGCACCGACGCCTCGTCCTATATCAACGGCGCCGAGATCCACATCAATGGCGGTCAGCACGTCTGA
- the urtA gene encoding urea ABC transporter substrate-binding protein codes for MKGIATAATVALTAAGAAIAQPTGEPIKIGVLHSLSGTMAISETTLKDTVLMLIDEQNKAGGVLGRPLEAVVVDPASDWPLFAEKARELLTVSDVDVIFGCWTSVSRKSVLPVLEELDGLMFYPVQYEGEESSRNVFYTGAAPNQQAIPAVDYMMNELGVEKFALLGTDYVYPRTTNNILDAYLKDKGVDESDIFVNYTPFGQSDWSRIVADVVALGADGKQVGVISTINGDANIGFYKELAAAGVSADDLPVIAFSVGEEELSGLDTTDLVGHLAAWNYFESADTPENAAFIEEWHAFTGDDTRVTNDPMEATMIGFKMWVQAVEEAGTTDVDTVREAMYGQEVPNLTGGTATMLPNHHLTKPVLIGEIRDDGQFDIVSQTEPVAGDAWTDYLPASAPLESDWEHLDCGMYNTQTQTCIQQKSNY; via the coding sequence ATGAAGGGCATCGCGACCGCCGCGACGGTGGCGCTGACGGCGGCTGGCGCGGCCATCGCCCAACCGACCGGAGAGCCGATCAAGATCGGCGTTCTGCATTCGCTTTCGGGCACGATGGCGATTTCGGAAACGACGCTGAAGGACACCGTCCTGATGCTGATCGACGAACAGAACAAGGCCGGGGGCGTGCTGGGCCGCCCGCTGGAGGCGGTGGTCGTGGACCCGGCCTCGGACTGGCCGCTCTTTGCCGAAAAGGCGCGCGAATTGCTGACCGTGTCGGATGTGGACGTGATCTTCGGCTGCTGGACCTCGGTCAGCCGCAAATCGGTCCTGCCGGTGCTGGAGGAACTCGATGGGCTGATGTTCTATCCCGTGCAGTACGAGGGCGAGGAATCCTCGCGCAACGTGTTCTACACCGGCGCCGCGCCGAACCAGCAGGCGATCCCCGCCGTGGATTACATGATGAACGAGCTGGGGGTGGAGAAATTCGCCCTTCTGGGCACCGATTACGTCTATCCGCGCACGACGAACAACATCCTCGACGCCTATCTGAAGGACAAGGGCGTGGATGAGAGCGACATCTTCGTGAACTACACCCCCTTCGGGCAATCGGACTGGTCGCGCATCGTGGCCGATGTCGTGGCCCTCGGCGCGGATGGCAAGCAGGTGGGCGTCATCTCCACCATCAACGGCGATGCCAATATCGGCTTCTACAAGGAACTGGCGGCGGCGGGCGTCTCGGCGGACGATCTGCCGGTGATCGCCTTCTCGGTCGGCGAGGAGGAGCTTTCGGGCCTCGATACGACCGATCTCGTGGGGCATCTGGCGGCGTGGAACTACTTCGAATCCGCCGACACGCCCGAAAACGCCGCCTTCATCGAGGAATGGCACGCGTTCACCGGCGATGACACGCGGGTGACGAACGATCCGATGGAAGCGACGATGATCGGCTTCAAGATGTGGGTTCAGGCCGTCGAAGAGGCGGGCACCACCGATGTCGATACCGTCCGCGAGGCGATGTATGGCCAAGAGGTGCCGAACCTGACCGGCGGCACGGCGACGATGCTGCCGAACCACCACCTGACCAAGCCCGTCCTGATCGGCGAGATCCGCGACGACGGCCAATTCGACATCGTCAGCCAGACCGAGCCGGTCGCGGGCGATGCATGGACCGACTACCTGCCCGCCTCGGCCCCGCTGGAAAGCGATTGGGAACACCTCGATTGCGGCATGTACAACACCCAGACGCAGACCTGCATCCAGCAGAAATCGAACTACTGA